In one window of Frigoriglobus tundricola DNA:
- a CDS encoding TIGR02996 domain-containing protein produces MSDERALLAAICSQPEEDTPRLAYADWLDEHAGAMPKQKRGSVRMRAELIRVQCELARLPPHEEDVDTAIRRIELELRQGKLLSNTARRESWAKPLKPPPGSEGLRAHTSFFSFVRGFPGFATGSASDFLNAGETLFGLSPVHFIECLNIHGETGDRFLAQQWLTRARRLTISTNLYDRKGGLDGTDVTTTEKLFAARTLATLEELQLRNWEFGAPGSPLAGRALSSLRSLELDSGTSRGPQSFVRLGELLPAEVRLRDFSLSMMHYSVDELRIFADLAQARRLERLTLGLRSYDSAPLGPNGVRVITSAPFWVHLREFGNAQGYGGFTQAHVEELAAAPPAPNLRTLSFVSGQLGFGGSGFDTLAESAVLESVTKLDLGPGRFGDDTVQALAKSPYLNRLLNLQLGQSGIGPTGMKALTEAPWAANVVRLDLSNNSIKKRGIDALLSPRAFPRLRYLNVRGSVRSRTDKDRLRARFGDGVRV; encoded by the coding sequence GTGTCGGACGAACGCGCCCTGCTCGCGGCGATCTGCTCCCAACCGGAAGAGGACACGCCGCGCCTGGCCTACGCCGACTGGCTCGACGAACACGCCGGGGCGATGCCGAAGCAAAAGCGCGGGTCCGTACGGATGCGTGCGGAACTCATCCGCGTGCAGTGCGAACTGGCGCGACTCCCGCCGCACGAAGAGGACGTTGATACCGCGATCCGGCGCATCGAGCTGGAACTGCGGCAGGGAAAATTGCTCAGCAACACCGCGCGACGCGAATCGTGGGCGAAGCCGCTGAAACCGCCGCCCGGCAGCGAAGGCCTTAGGGCGCATACGAGCTTTTTTTCTTTTGTTCGTGGGTTCCCCGGTTTCGCTACCGGCAGCGCCAGTGACTTCTTGAACGCGGGCGAAACGCTCTTCGGCCTGAGCCCCGTTCACTTCATCGAGTGCCTGAACATCCACGGTGAAACGGGCGATCGGTTCCTCGCACAACAATGGCTCACACGTGCCCGGCGGTTGACAATCAGCACAAATCTGTACGACCGCAAAGGCGGATTAGACGGAACCGACGTTACGACCACCGAAAAGCTGTTCGCCGCACGGACGCTCGCCACCCTCGAAGAATTGCAGTTACGGAACTGGGAGTTCGGTGCGCCGGGTAGCCCCCTCGCGGGTCGCGCACTCTCCTCACTCCGTAGCCTCGAGTTGGACAGTGGCACCTCACGCGGACCGCAGTCGTTCGTTCGCCTCGGTGAGCTGCTTCCGGCCGAAGTGCGCCTCCGCGACTTTTCGTTGTCGATGATGCACTATTCCGTGGACGAACTCCGCATATTTGCGGACTTGGCTCAAGCCCGACGACTGGAACGTCTCACGCTCGGTCTCCGAAGTTACGACTCCGCCCCGCTCGGGCCGAACGGAGTCCGTGTGATTACTTCGGCGCCGTTTTGGGTCCATCTTCGCGAGTTCGGGAACGCACAAGGCTACGGTGGGTTCACACAAGCGCATGTGGAGGAACTTGCCGCCGCTCCGCCCGCCCCCAACCTCCGGACCCTCAGCTTCGTTTCCGGACAACTCGGTTTCGGAGGCTCCGGGTTTGATACGCTCGCGGAGAGCGCGGTACTGGAATCGGTCACCAAACTCGACCTGGGTCCGGGACGATTTGGCGACGATACCGTGCAGGCGCTGGCGAAATCCCCTTACCTCAACCGCCTGCTGAACTTGCAATTGGGACAGTCCGGGATCGGCCCAACGGGCATGAAGGCGCTGACCGAAGCTCCGTGGGCGGCAAACGTCGTCAGGCTGGATTTGTCGAACAATTCAATCAAGAAAAGAGGAATCGATGCACTCCTATCGCCTCGCGCGTTTCCACGGCTCCGATACCTTAACGTCAGAGGAAGTGTGAGGAGCCGAACGGACAAGGACCGGCTGCGGGCGCGGTTCGGAGATGGCGTAAGAGTTTGA
- a CDS encoding fumarylacetoacetate hydrolase family protein, whose amino-acid sequence MQFAKVQRQNGSGVVAIEGGQAFALDLARDPAVRTLADLLHAPDPIATARNLQDAKATAEPLDALTFLAPVDHQEVWAAGVTYKRSKVAREEESVGAAQFYDKVYTAPRPELFLKATPARVVDPGRPVRIRADAKWSVPEPELTLVISTAGKIVGFTVGNDMSSRDIEGENPLYLPQAKIYKGSCSIGPVVTPVASMPPLPDVVIKLNITRGGKVAFEGTTTLSQMARSVESLAEWLFKENEFPNGALLLTGTGIVPPDEFTLASGDDVSITIGGIGTLRNPVA is encoded by the coding sequence ATGCAGTTCGCCAAAGTGCAGCGGCAAAACGGGTCCGGCGTCGTCGCGATTGAGGGCGGTCAGGCGTTCGCGCTCGATCTCGCGCGCGACCCGGCGGTGCGAACGCTCGCGGATCTGCTCCACGCGCCCGACCCGATCGCAACCGCGCGCAACCTCCAGGACGCCAAGGCCACCGCCGAGCCCCTCGACGCGCTCACGTTCCTCGCCCCCGTCGATCACCAGGAGGTCTGGGCCGCCGGGGTGACGTACAAGCGGAGCAAGGTCGCCCGCGAGGAAGAATCCGTTGGCGCGGCCCAGTTCTACGACAAGGTGTACACCGCGCCGCGGCCGGAACTGTTCCTGAAGGCCACTCCGGCGCGCGTGGTCGACCCCGGCCGACCGGTCCGCATCCGCGCCGACGCGAAGTGGAGCGTACCGGAACCGGAACTGACGCTGGTCATCTCCACCGCGGGCAAAATCGTCGGGTTCACGGTCGGCAACGACATGAGTTCGCGCGACATCGAAGGCGAGAACCCGCTGTACCTGCCGCAAGCGAAGATCTACAAGGGATCGTGTTCGATCGGCCCGGTCGTCACGCCGGTGGCCTCGATGCCGCCGCTGCCGGACGTGGTAATCAAGCTCAACATTACCCGCGGAGGTAAGGTCGCGTTCGAGGGAACGACCACGCTGTCGCAAATGGCCCGGAGTGTGGAGAGCCTCGCCGAGTGGTTATTCAAGGAGAACGAGTTCCCGAACGGCGCGCTCCTGCTCACCGGCACCGGAATCGTCCCGCCGGACGAGTTCACGCTCGCCTCCGGCGACGATGTGAGCATCACCATCGGCGGCATCGGGACGCTGCGCAACCCGGTGGCGTGA
- a CDS encoding Gfo/Idh/MocA family protein, whose translation MSDTNRRVFLQTSAATAATVALAPGAFAAGSDTLRVGLVGCGGRGTGAASEALRADPKVKLVAMCDAFMDRLEGSLANLKSLRDVADKIDVTPDRKFDGFDGYKKLLDCGVDVVLLATPPGFRPLHLDAAIRAGKHVFCEKPVAVDVAGAKSVIATAKLAKEKNLSLCSGFCYRYDLAKRETVKRIHDGAIGDVAAMHITYLTGGIWHRGNDPKWTPMEYQMRNWYYFTWLSGDFLVEQHCHNFDKASWVFGGQMPVAATGVGGRQQRRDAKYGHIYDHFAVTLEYANGAKLFSFCRQMEGCAGNVNDHVIGTKGSAQLMAHSVTPTGGPAWEFGSETKVKDMYQVEHDELFAGIRSGKLINDGESAAHSTLMALLAREAAYTGKRLTWKQLLASNQNLAPKEYAWGPIETPPVPTPGIYKFV comes from the coding sequence ATGTCCGACACGAACCGCCGCGTCTTTCTCCAGACGTCCGCCGCGACCGCGGCGACCGTCGCCCTCGCCCCCGGCGCGTTCGCGGCCGGCAGCGACACGCTCCGCGTGGGCCTCGTCGGGTGCGGCGGGCGCGGCACCGGCGCCGCGTCGGAGGCGCTCCGCGCGGACCCGAAGGTGAAGCTCGTCGCCATGTGCGACGCCTTCATGGACCGCCTCGAAGGCAGCCTCGCGAACCTGAAATCGCTCCGGGACGTCGCCGACAAGATCGACGTCACCCCGGACCGCAAGTTCGACGGCTTCGACGGCTACAAGAAGCTGCTCGACTGCGGCGTGGACGTGGTGCTGCTCGCCACCCCGCCGGGGTTCCGGCCGCTGCACCTCGACGCCGCGATCCGGGCCGGCAAGCACGTGTTCTGCGAGAAGCCGGTCGCGGTGGACGTGGCCGGCGCCAAATCGGTCATCGCGACCGCCAAGCTCGCGAAGGAGAAGAACCTGAGCCTGTGCTCCGGGTTCTGCTACCGGTACGACCTGGCCAAGCGCGAAACGGTGAAGCGGATCCACGACGGCGCCATCGGCGACGTGGCCGCGATGCACATCACCTACCTCACCGGGGGCATCTGGCACCGCGGGAACGACCCGAAGTGGACCCCGATGGAGTACCAGATGCGGAACTGGTACTACTTCACGTGGCTCTCCGGCGACTTCCTCGTGGAGCAGCACTGCCACAACTTCGACAAGGCGAGCTGGGTGTTCGGCGGGCAGATGCCGGTGGCGGCCACGGGCGTCGGCGGCCGGCAGCAGCGCCGGGACGCGAAGTACGGCCACATCTACGACCACTTCGCCGTGACGCTGGAGTACGCCAACGGCGCCAAGCTGTTCTCGTTCTGCCGCCAGATGGAGGGGTGCGCCGGCAACGTGAACGACCACGTGATCGGTACCAAGGGCTCGGCGCAACTCATGGCCCACAGCGTCACCCCGACCGGCGGCCCGGCCTGGGAGTTCGGGAGCGAGACCAAGGTGAAGGACATGTACCAGGTGGAGCACGACGAACTGTTCGCCGGCATCCGCTCGGGCAAGCTCATCAACGACGGCGAGAGCGCCGCGCACAGCACGCTGATGGCGCTCCTGGCCCGCGAGGCCGCCTACACCGGTAAGCGGCTGACGTGGAAGCAGCTCTTGGCCTCGAACCAGAACCTGGCGCCCAAGGAGTACGCCTGGGGGCCGATCGAAACGCCGCCGGTCCCGACGCCGGGCATCTACAAGTTCGTGTAA
- a CDS encoding PDZ domain-containing protein, translating into MTAITAFLLGGLTVPALAPVPPSALPDPMARGYMGVTIGDGVVVSRVEPKTPAEQAGLRSGDVILRVGTLHPESYEQVVAHICSFRPGAVVEVEVQRGSEKKTVRVKLTCRPPELDQPYRYSSPIPIDD; encoded by the coding sequence ATGACGGCGATCACTGCGTTCCTGCTCGGCGGATTGACGGTCCCGGCCCTGGCGCCGGTCCCGCCGTCGGCGTTGCCGGACCCGATGGCCCGCGGGTACATGGGCGTCACGATCGGTGACGGCGTCGTGGTCTCCCGCGTCGAACCCAAGACCCCCGCCGAACAGGCCGGGCTCCGCAGCGGCGACGTCATCCTCCGGGTGGGCACCCTGCACCCCGAGAGCTACGAACAAGTGGTCGCGCACATCTGCTCGTTCCGCCCCGGCGCGGTCGTCGAGGTCGAGGTGCAGCGCGGCAGCGAGAAAAAGACGGTCCGGGTCAAACTCACGTGCCGCCCGCCGGAACTCGACCAGCCCTACCGCTATAGCAGCCCGATCCCGATCGACGACTGA
- a CDS encoding amidohydrolase family protein has protein sequence MNRRDFLATAATVTATALATAEDKPMLPVVDTHQHLWNLDELKLAWFDPSTPEGKILGHNFTPKEYAEATKGLNVVKAVYMEVDVVPEQQQKEADYVTELCKSGKTATCAAVVSGRPNSDGFAAYAKQFKDSKYVKGIRQVLHVKSTPAGYCLEEAFVKGVQLLGELGLSFDMCVRPAELPDFAKLAEKCPGTRFILDHCGNGDLKHTPAQREQWKKDMTLIAAKKNVVGKVSGFIASAPARGKWTLDDLAPIINHTMDSFGPDRVMFGGDWPVCLLGVEKYADWLTALKTIVKDRAEDQQKKLFHDNAVKFYGLGAG, from the coding sequence ATGAACCGCCGCGACTTCCTCGCCACCGCTGCCACCGTCACGGCCACCGCGCTCGCCACCGCTGAGGACAAGCCGATGCTCCCCGTCGTCGATACGCACCAGCACCTGTGGAACCTGGACGAACTGAAGCTCGCGTGGTTCGACCCGAGCACCCCCGAGGGCAAGATCCTCGGCCACAACTTCACCCCGAAGGAGTACGCCGAGGCCACGAAGGGGCTGAACGTGGTGAAGGCCGTTTACATGGAAGTGGACGTGGTGCCCGAGCAGCAGCAGAAGGAGGCGGATTACGTCACCGAGCTGTGCAAGAGCGGCAAAACGGCGACGTGCGCCGCGGTGGTGTCGGGCCGGCCCAACTCCGACGGGTTCGCGGCCTACGCGAAGCAGTTCAAGGACAGCAAGTACGTGAAGGGCATCCGGCAGGTGCTGCACGTGAAGAGCACGCCGGCCGGGTACTGCCTGGAGGAGGCGTTCGTGAAGGGCGTTCAGCTCCTCGGCGAGCTGGGGCTGAGCTTCGACATGTGCGTCCGCCCGGCCGAGTTGCCGGACTTCGCCAAGCTCGCGGAGAAGTGCCCCGGCACGCGGTTCATTCTGGACCACTGCGGCAACGGCGACCTGAAGCACACGCCGGCGCAGCGCGAGCAGTGGAAGAAGGACATGACCCTGATCGCGGCGAAGAAGAACGTGGTGGGCAAGGTGAGCGGGTTCATCGCCTCGGCGCCGGCCCGCGGGAAGTGGACCCTGGACGACCTCGCCCCGATCATCAACCACACGATGGACAGCTTCGGCCCCGACCGGGTGATGTTCGGGGGCGACTGGCCCGTGTGCCTGCTCGGCGTCGAGAAGTACGCCGACTGGCTGACGGCGCTAAAGACGATCGTCAAGGACCGGGCGGAGGACCAGCAGAAGAAGCTGTTCCACGACAACGCGGTGAAGTTCTACGGACTTGGCGCAGGTTGA
- a CDS encoding NAD-dependent epimerase/dehydratase family protein, which produces MSTPQRILVTGSAGRIGRAAVAELTARGHKVVGLDIHPTPGLPPDRSRVASLTGPGVLEAAAAGVSAIIHLAATPDDAQYPRGAAPDDGDNFLTDLVPNNIIGPYQIMETARRLRIPRVVLASTGQVIDGHLKDQNVPVTPDTPPRPRYLYACTKVFLEALGQVYAKEHGIEVLAVRLGWCPRAGQEDEFRRTEIGPDVYLSPGDAGRFFAATVEVPKLPPFAVVYATSRHVRTRQYDLTSSRELLGWEPREQWPEGSGW; this is translated from the coding sequence ATGAGCACTCCCCAGCGAATCCTCGTCACCGGCTCGGCCGGGCGCATCGGCCGCGCCGCGGTCGCCGAACTCACCGCCCGCGGGCACAAGGTGGTGGGCCTCGATATCCACCCCACGCCCGGTCTGCCCCCCGACCGATCGCGGGTGGCGAGCCTCACCGGACCCGGCGTTCTGGAAGCGGCCGCGGCGGGCGTGAGCGCGATCATTCACCTCGCGGCCACACCCGACGACGCCCAGTACCCGCGGGGCGCGGCGCCGGACGACGGCGACAACTTCCTCACGGACCTCGTGCCGAACAACATCATCGGTCCGTACCAGATCATGGAGACCGCCCGCCGGCTCCGCATCCCGCGTGTGGTCCTCGCGAGTACCGGGCAGGTGATCGACGGCCACCTGAAAGACCAGAACGTGCCCGTCACGCCGGACACGCCGCCGCGCCCGCGGTACCTCTACGCCTGCACGAAGGTGTTTCTGGAAGCGCTGGGACAGGTGTACGCGAAGGAGCACGGGATCGAGGTGCTGGCGGTGCGGCTCGGCTGGTGCCCGCGTGCGGGGCAGGAGGACGAGTTCCGACGCACCGAAATCGGCCCGGACGTGTACCTGAGCCCCGGGGACGCCGGACGGTTCTTCGCCGCAACGGTGGAGGTGCCGAAGCTCCCGCCGTTCGCGGTGGTGTACGCGACCAGCCGCCACGTCCGCACGCGCCAGTACGATCTGACGTCGAGCCGCGAGCTGCTGGGCTGGGAGCCGCGCGAGCAGTGGCCGGAGGGGAGCGGGTGGTAG
- a CDS encoding putative oxidoreductase C-terminal domain-containing protein: MFRLLKLMTLAPGHFHAALVLKRALHGVHHRTHVYAPLDGDTIAYLARVAAFNLRRDAPTVWEVDMRAGADYLERFAREQPGNTVVISGRNRPKIDLMRLAVGNCLHVIADKPWIVDHADFPKLEALFRDAELRDVLVGDVLTERYEITNWLQREFVRDPDLFGAWQTGTPASPALDLRSVHSLKKTVNGAPLVRPWWWFDPDIAGDAMADVGTHLADLAVWLVSPDQAVDYATQIHMLSAHRTPLFLSEDEFRQVTRLPGYPPELQPRVANGRLDYAGTSTATFTLRGVHVGLSTGWEFEAESGDTHQSCARGSRATISVRQQPDGRAELFVAATDPAEHATVLAKLRNKCDILQRDFSGMSVTDRGTEAQVMIPESWRAGHEEHFGAVMEEFVRYFHSPRMVPPWERPNALARYYITTKAVEMARAAG; the protein is encoded by the coding sequence TTGTTCAGGTTGCTCAAACTGATGACACTGGCCCCGGGCCACTTCCACGCGGCCCTGGTCCTGAAGCGCGCCTTGCACGGCGTCCACCACCGCACGCACGTGTACGCCCCGCTCGACGGCGACACGATAGCGTACCTCGCCCGCGTCGCGGCGTTCAACCTGCGCCGGGACGCCCCGACGGTATGGGAGGTGGACATGCGCGCCGGCGCGGACTACCTGGAGCGGTTCGCGCGCGAACAGCCCGGCAACACCGTCGTCATCAGCGGCCGCAACCGGCCGAAGATCGACCTCATGCGGCTGGCCGTCGGGAACTGCCTCCACGTGATCGCGGACAAGCCCTGGATCGTCGACCACGCGGACTTCCCCAAACTCGAGGCCCTGTTCCGCGACGCCGAGTTGCGCGACGTCCTCGTGGGGGACGTCCTCACCGAGCGGTACGAGATCACCAACTGGTTGCAGCGCGAGTTCGTCCGCGACCCGGACCTGTTCGGCGCGTGGCAGACCGGGACGCCGGCGAGCCCGGCGCTGGACCTCCGGAGCGTCCACAGTCTCAAGAAGACCGTGAACGGCGCGCCGCTCGTCCGGCCGTGGTGGTGGTTCGATCCGGACATCGCCGGGGACGCCATGGCCGACGTGGGCACGCACCTGGCGGACCTGGCCGTCTGGCTCGTCAGCCCGGACCAGGCGGTCGATTACGCGACACAGATTCACATGCTCTCGGCCCACCGCACGCCCCTGTTCCTCTCGGAAGACGAGTTCCGGCAGGTGACCCGGCTGCCGGGCTACCCGCCCGAGTTGCAGCCGCGGGTGGCGAACGGTCGGCTCGACTACGCGGGCACCAGCACCGCGACGTTCACGCTCCGCGGCGTCCACGTGGGGTTGAGTACGGGTTGGGAGTTCGAGGCGGAGAGCGGCGACACGCACCAGAGCTGCGCACGCGGCTCGCGCGCGACGATTTCCGTGCGCCAGCAGCCCGACGGGCGTGCCGAACTGTTCGTCGCCGCGACCGACCCGGCCGAGCACGCGACGGTCCTAGCGAAGTTGCGCAACAAGTGCGACATCCTCCAGCGCGATTTCAGCGGGATGTCCGTCACGGACCGAGGCACGGAGGCTCAGGTGATGATTCCCGAGAGCTGGCGTGCGGGACACGAGGAGCACTTCGGCGCGGTGATGGAAGAGTTCGTGCGGTACTTCCACAGCCCACGAATGGTGCCGCCGTGGGAGCGCCCGAACGCGCTGGCACGGTACTACATCACCACGAAGGCCGTCGAAATGGCACGGGCCGCGGGGTAA